The Candidatus Korarchaeota archaeon NZ13-K nucleotide sequence AGATATCAAACATACTCGAGGGGATGGAAGGGGTTAGCAGCGTCGAGCTCGACATGGTGAGCAGGGTGGGTTGAGTGCCCAGGAACCTACCGCTGACTCACTTGATATATGAGGTGCTGAAGGAGAGGAAGCAGATGGATGATCAGGAGCTATACGAGGAGCTCTCATCGAAGGTCCAGGACCTCTCGCTCTCGGAGATGGAGAAGGCGCTGATGAAGCTGGAGGTCATGGGGAAGATAGTGACCTCTAGCAGCGGAAGGAAGGGAGGCCTCCTGATAGAGCTGGTGACGGAGAGGAGGTACGTGACACCGGATGAGGAGTAGTCAGAACCAGGATTCCAACCCCCCTCCGGAGAACATCCTATAAGCTTCCTCTATCTCGGCTATCACCTTTTTGACCCTCTCCTCCGAGAACTCGTGCTCCTTCACCATGAACTCCAGGAGCTCCTCTCCCCTCGGTCTCCTAAGCGTCAGATCATAATCGTCGCTCCTCGGGGGGTTCAGGAAGAACTCGTAAATCGACATGGGATCAGGCTCGAACTCCCAGGGTATCTTGGAGAAGAGCTCCTCCGGCTTCCTGTATCTCTTTACGAGCTCGAGGGCCCTCTTCACGCCTATCCCCTTAACTCCTCCCAGGTTGTAATCCGTCCCAACTAGGATCCCTATCATTATCAGCTGCTCCCTAGTTATCCCGTTGGCCCTGAGGACGTCATCTAGCTCTATGAGCTCCGGATTCACGTCAACGTAAACGTCTTTCCCTGGGAGCTTCCTCTTTCCAGTTATCGTGAGATTCCTGACGAGCCTAGGGGCCCCGAAGAGAAGGGAGTCATAGTCCTGGGAGGCGGCGGCCCAGACATCACCCTTGGATGCCATGTAAGCCGCTTGGGCCTCCCCCTCGCTCGGTGCCTGAACGACAGGAACGCCCATTAGCCTCAGTATGGTCTTGCAGTCCTCCACCATCTCCTCGTTCACGTTAAGCGCCGCCTGCGCGTACTTCCTAGCCTCCTCAATATCCCCCATCTCCAGGGCCTCCCTCCACTTGATCTCGGCCTCCTCCCTGGTCCTGACTCTCTCCTCTATGGCCTTGGATTTGAACGTTGGCTTCTCCCCGTCGAACACATATACTGGTATCACGCCCTCCTTCAGCAGGTTCGCCGTCCTGTAGAAAACCCCGGAGTGGACGCTCGTCACCTCACCCCTGCTGGTCATGAGAGGGGTTCCGTCCGGCTGTCTGACCTTAGCTAAGAACTGGTACATCGCGTTGAAGGCATCCAGCGCGACCCTCTTCCCCGATAGGTCGGGAAGCCTGAGCTCGATCCTCCTCTCTATGAGCTCACCTATCTTGACCCCCATCAGAGGTCACTTCAAGTGGGAGCACTCGGTTAAAAGCGGAGCGCTCCCTCATCGGTGGGTGCCGGATGAGGATAGCTTTGGTGGGCCCGTATCACCCAGCAGTCGGCGGGGTCCAGGTTTACATGACCTACCTGGCGAGGGAGCTGGCCTCCATGGGTGAGGATGTCTTCGTGGTCAGCTACAGGGGGGCTAGGAGCAGGTGGGGCGAGAGGGTCTTGGAGGCACCCACAGCTGACCTCAAGGGCCTTAGGGGCCTCAGCTTCACGCTTGCCTCCTCCGCGATCCTGAGGAGGGAGAGGCCTGAGCTGGCGATATGCCACTACGCTACGACCTCGGGCATGGCCGGCTTCCTTTCGAGCGCCTCGGGTCTCAGATACTTCGTGGTCTTCCATGGGAGCGACGCTGGCATGCCCGGGCTCATATCCAAGCTGGTCGCCTCTAGGGCCTCCGCGGTGATCGCGGTGAGCGGCTGGCTGAGGGGGAAGCTCGAGGGCATGGGCCTGAGGGTGGACTCTGTTATACCCGGTGGGGTCGATGAGAGGATCTTCTCATCCCTCCCCCCCAAGGAGGAGCTCAAGAGTCGCCTTGGGCT carries:
- a CDS encoding flap endonuclease-1, with the protein product MGVKIGELIERRIELRLPDLSGKRVALDAFNAMYQFLAKVRQPDGTPLMTSRGEVTSVHSGVFYRTANLLKEGVIPVYVFDGEKPTFKSKAIEERVRTREEAEIKWREALEMGDIEEARKYAQAALNVNEEMVEDCKTILRLMGVPVVQAPSEGEAQAAYMASKGDVWAAASQDYDSLLFGAPRLVRNLTITGKRKLPGKDVYVDVNPELIELDDVLRANGITREQLIMIGILVGTDYNLGGVKGIGVKRALELVKRYRKPEELFSKIPWEFEPDPMSIYEFFLNPPRSDDYDLTLRRPRGEELLEFMVKEHEFSEERVKKVIAEIEEAYRMFSGGGLESWF